The following DNA comes from Lentibacillus sp. Marseille-P4043.
AGTTGATTTTACACCTGTTCGTGAGGCAACCTTCTTCCATATGGTAGAGCCATTCCATTTCGGATTACCAACGTTCGAATGGCCGGCGATTTTAACGATGACACTTGTGGCAATGGTTTCATTAGTGGAGTCAACGGGGGTATATTTTGCATTAAGTGATATTTGTGAAAGAGATTTAACGGAAGACGATCTGGCGAAAGGTTATCGAGCGGAGGGCCTGGCAGCTGTGTTAGGCGGCATATTCAACGCGTTCCCATATACGACGTTTTCCCAGAACGTCGGGTTAGTGCAAATGTCAGGTGTACGTTCCCGGAAAATCATTTTACTTACTGGTCTAATGTTAGTGGCACTTGGCTTTTTACCTAAAGTCGCGGCGCTGGCAACAATTATTCCATCTTCCGTATTAGGCGGGGCCATGATCGCTATGTTCGGCATGGTTGTATCGCAAGGAATTAAAATGCTCGGCAAAATCATTAGCGATTCACAGGAAAATTCTATGATTATTGCTTGTTCAGTAGGGATTGGACTTGGTGTGACAGTTGCTCCAGATTTATTTAGCAGCCTACCAGCAAGCATTCAAATTTTGACAAGTAATGGAATTGTGGCTGGAAGCATAACAGCCATTACACTAAATATCATCTTCAACATGTTGCCTTTACGAAAGAGAAAGCGAGCAGAAGTATTGTATGAG
Coding sequences within:
- a CDS encoding nucleobase:cation symporter-2 family protein: MKNASKQVTLGIQHLLAMYAGAVIVPLIIGGALGFNANELTYLVSIDILLCGIATILQITTNRFVGIGLPVVLGCTFTAVGPIIAIGGEYGISGVYGSVIVSGLIICLISGFFGKLVKFFPPVVTGSVVTVIGITLIPVAVDNLGGGADASDFGSLANVLLGFGTLLLIILIYRFSTGFIRSISILLGLVAGTVVAFFIGKVDFTPVREATFFHMVEPFHFGLPTFEWPAILTMTLVAMVSLVESTGVYFALSDICERDLTEDDLAKGYRAEGLAAVLGGIFNAFPYTTFSQNVGLVQMSGVRSRKIILLTGLMLVALGFLPKVAALATIIPSSVLGGAMIAMFGMVVSQGIKMLGKIISDSQENSMIIACSVGIGLGVTVAPDLFSSLPASIQILTSNGIVAGSITAITLNIIFNMLPLRKRKRAEVLYEQGA